The proteins below are encoded in one region of Pelagibacterium flavum:
- a CDS encoding sugar-binding protein codes for MNFKFALSVAVLAAAITGPALAQDKPQLAFVVNAASDFWKLAEAGVNRAQQELPDYDLQFRYPAQGTAALQNALMDDLVAAGTDAIMISSADPKNSVDAFNRIAGQVPLFTTDSDAPTSDRIAYLGSSNTLAGVQAGEIALEAMPDGGKCMGFVGFLGADNAIERIAGFRQAVEGSGIELLDVRGDDVDFARARSNVDDVLAASPDIDCMVGFYSYNPPKIYEALQAAGKLGEITVIGFDEDPITLGAVREGTFAGTVVQDPYQWGYQGMHLMAKFLEGDASEIPEDGLMIVPTKVIDQSNVDAFEAELKARING; via the coding sequence ATGAACTTCAAATTTGCATTGTCTGTTGCCGTTCTTGCTGCAGCAATCACGGGTCCTGCGCTAGCACAGGACAAGCCCCAGCTCGCCTTTGTGGTCAACGCTGCGTCCGATTTCTGGAAGCTCGCCGAAGCCGGCGTGAACAGGGCCCAGCAAGAACTGCCCGACTACGACCTACAGTTTCGCTATCCCGCCCAGGGTACTGCAGCGCTGCAAAACGCGCTGATGGATGATCTTGTTGCCGCCGGTACCGATGCGATTATGATCTCCTCGGCCGATCCAAAGAACTCAGTGGATGCATTCAACCGTATTGCCGGTCAGGTCCCTTTGTTCACCACCGATAGTGATGCCCCCACCAGTGACCGCATTGCCTATCTTGGCTCTTCCAATACGCTAGCCGGTGTTCAGGCGGGCGAAATTGCCCTTGAAGCGATGCCCGATGGGGGAAAATGCATGGGCTTTGTCGGGTTCTTGGGGGCCGACAACGCAATCGAGCGTATCGCAGGTTTTCGCCAGGCCGTTGAGGGTTCTGGTATCGAACTGCTGGACGTGCGCGGCGACGATGTAGATTTTGCCCGTGCACGCTCAAACGTTGATGATGTTTTGGCTGCCAGTCCCGATATCGACTGCATGGTCGGCTTTTACTCATACAACCCGCCCAAGATCTATGAGGCCCTACAGGCCGCCGGTAAACTTGGCGAGATCACTGTCATCGGGTTTGACGAGGATCCGATAACCCTGGGGGCTGTACGCGAAGGGACCTTTGCAGGAACGGTGGTTCAGGATCCCTATCAGTGGGGCTATCAGGGCATGCACCTGATGGCAAAGTTCCTTGAGGGCGATGCTTCGGAGATTCCCGAAGACGGCCTGATGATCGTTCCGACAAAGGTCATCGATCAGAGCAATGTGGATGCGTTCGAGGCTGAACTTAAAGCACGCATCAACGGCTGA
- a CDS encoding NAD-dependent epimerase/dehydratase family protein, whose protein sequence is MKLLITGATGKVGSNFLPAFLSAERFAGWSVRALCHNRMLEMDNVESVRGSLSDREDVAAAMSEVTHVLHLAAVKESPDLAMDVGVKGMFNLLEAFRSSKSANQFILMGGDCSVGHIFHDYRDPITESAPRRAYPGCYAVTKVIEEVMLEQYQFQYGINGCCLRAPWIMEKDDFRHVLSFKAQFGGPSWKDLLPQAEISRHIADGAIPLLRGQDGAPLRRNFVHVSDLVSAILAALDNPAAKGQLFNISMDRPVDYAEIAAHLKATRQLPVTDIATPYFSNWLSNAKAGLLLDWHPLVDTKHLIEKAWSYVRADNDPRTVWYPG, encoded by the coding sequence ATGAAACTTTTGATTACCGGGGCGACCGGAAAAGTGGGTTCAAATTTTCTGCCTGCCTTTCTGAGCGCCGAGCGCTTTGCTGGATGGTCCGTTAGAGCCTTGTGCCACAACCGCATGCTTGAAATGGACAACGTCGAGTCCGTTCGCGGCTCGCTTTCAGACCGCGAGGACGTCGCGGCCGCGATGTCGGAGGTAACCCACGTCCTGCACCTGGCCGCAGTCAAGGAATCCCCGGACCTGGCGATGGATGTCGGGGTCAAAGGCATGTTCAACCTGCTTGAGGCTTTTCGCAGCTCTAAGAGTGCAAACCAGTTCATCCTCATGGGTGGAGACTGCTCTGTGGGCCACATCTTCCATGACTATCGCGACCCGATCACCGAGAGCGCGCCCCGTCGCGCCTACCCGGGCTGCTATGCGGTAACCAAGGTCATTGAAGAGGTCATGCTGGAACAATACCAGTTCCAGTACGGCATTAATGGCTGCTGCCTTCGCGCGCCATGGATCATGGAGAAAGACGATTTCCGGCATGTGCTGAGCTTTAAGGCTCAGTTTGGGGGCCCGTCCTGGAAGGACCTTCTGCCACAAGCCGAGATCAGCCGCCATATCGCTGATGGGGCAATTCCTTTGCTGCGCGGTCAAGATGGTGCGCCTCTGAGACGCAATTTCGTGCATGTCAGCGACCTCGTCAGCGCAATTCTTGCAGCGCTGGATAACCCGGCGGCCAAGGGGCAGCTGTTCAATATATCGATGGACCGGCCGGTCGATTACGCTGAGATCGCAGCGCATCTGAAAGCGACGCGCCAATTGCCCGTAACCGATATTGCTACGCCCTATTTCTCCAATTGGCTCAGCAATGCCAAGGCCGGCCTGCTGCTTGACTGGCATCCGCTCGTGGACACCAAACACCTTATCGAAAAGGCGTGGAGCTATGTCCGCGCCGACAATGATCCGCGAACCGTCTGGTACCCGGGATGA